One bacterium genomic window carries:
- a CDS encoding tagaturonate epimerase family protein, giving the protein MKSLIEEGYKVYNESKIKKGGKIYLLAKKDLKKYLVSDDTEFEKSVEKISKYNVYEKTHFNALRLRNLFKHLNPVACGIKRSFGFGDRLGLATPGHIKTIKGRDIFPILSQQSIREMERTGRSMEIVLDDAMWGVFQEGYRKGYGADIDHVKEQDDVIKACEHGYTMYTIDPSDYINDNVKDMSHEELTSTYESIPNTDFYERLYLGKTYEIGKIGANTYKMTKTELMNIISVYAKALEHIVNCYNIVKERILNGFDFEASVDETDTPTTLLAHIFIVEELRRNRVNFTSLALRFIGEFEKGIDYIGDIEIFKKDFLAHADICRHFGGYKLSIHSGSDKFSIYPTVAEATEGVFHIKTAGTNWLEAVRLISHKNPVLYRRMHQIALSNFEKDRKSYHVTTDLSRIPALSKLSNEELPELLNENNSRQLLHITYGSILKDMKDEIYKTLNIYENEHYEMLGTHLGKHLDLASNS; this is encoded by the coding sequence ATGAAATCTCTTATTGAAGAAGGTTACAAAGTTTACAACGAATCTAAGATAAAAAAAGGTGGCAAGATTTATCTTCTTGCAAAAAAAGACCTTAAGAAATATCTGGTTTCGGATGATACGGAATTTGAGAAGTCTGTAGAAAAAATATCTAAATATAATGTCTATGAAAAAACTCACTTCAATGCTCTTAGATTGCGTAATTTATTCAAGCATCTAAATCCCGTTGCTTGCGGAATTAAGAGAAGTTTTGGTTTTGGAGACAGATTGGGATTAGCTACTCCGGGCCATATTAAGACCATTAAAGGCAGGGATATATTTCCGATTCTTTCCCAGCAGTCTATACGAGAAATGGAACGCACAGGCCGCAGTATGGAAATTGTCTTGGATGATGCTATGTGGGGAGTTTTTCAGGAAGGATACAGGAAAGGCTATGGAGCAGATATTGACCATGTCAAAGAGCAGGATGATGTTATTAAAGCATGTGAACATGGTTATACTATGTACACCATAGACCCTTCAGATTATATTAATGACAACGTAAAGGATATGTCTCATGAGGAACTTACATCAACGTATGAAAGTATTCCAAACACAGACTTCTACGAAAGGCTTTATTTGGGAAAAACCTATGAAATAGGTAAAATAGGTGCAAACACATACAAGATGACCAAGACTGAGCTGATGAATATTATTTCTGTCTATGCCAAGGCATTAGAGCATATTGTAAATTGTTATAATATTGTTAAAGAGAGGATTTTAAACGGTTTTGATTTTGAGGCATCAGTAGATGAAACTGATACTCCAACCACTCTTTTAGCTCATATATTTATTGTAGAGGAACTCAGGCGAAACAGGGTCAATTTTACAAGTCTGGCCTTAAGATTTATTGGAGAGTTTGAAAAAGGGATTGATTATATTGGTGATATAGAGATATTTAAAAAAGATTTCTTAGCTCATGCTGATATATGCCGCCACTTTGGCGGATATAAGCTAAGCATTCACAGCGGCAGTGATAAATTTTCCATTTATCCGACAGTCGCAGAAGCTACTGAAGGAGTATTTCACATCAAGACAGCCGGAACAAACTGGCTGGAGGCAGTCCGCCTTATCAGCCATAAGAACCCTGTCCTCTACCGGCGCATGCACCAGATAGCACTTAGTAATTTTGAAAAAGACCGTAAATCATATCATGTTACCACTGATCTATCCAGAATTCCCGCGCTTAGCAAACTCTCTAATGAAGAGCTCCCTGAGCTTCTCAATGAAAATAATTCCAGACAGCTTCTGCATATTACATACGGGAGCATCCTGAAAGATATGAAAGATGAGATCTATAAGACCTTAAATATTTATGAGAATGAGCATTATGAGATGCTTGGAACCCACTTAGGTAAACATCTGGATTTGGCAAGCAACTCCTGA
- a CDS encoding glycosyltransferase family 4 protein, whose translation MKQRINILQVSNSKVFGGNEEHIRALIKYLDKEKFSVLTAVPESSEFGAVLKKGGFKIVCNEISSKFSFHSLRNITRIIRENNIHIIHTHNRREDLLGAVASLILGIPHIVTIHDRINMNQEGERVNNFNAIFYKFVLKHIPKKIIAVSDATKKDLLQEIKITGHKVIHIINGTDFERLNVDIDTHKERGKLVGLIARVRNREVGKKGHLYFLQACKIVLEGHKNVTFAICGEDSITREYLESICRKLHIHEHVRFLGYRKDIANVISMCDIIVQPSLFEGLPRVLVEAMYLGKSVVGTDVDGIREIIKHEETGLLIPSKDARSLANAVIQLLDNEGLASKFGRNASKFIKSNYDARIMAKQTELLYQELLAKSRCLPKWVPSIS comes from the coding sequence ATGAAGCAACGCATAAACATACTTCAGGTATCAAATTCAAAAGTATTCGGCGGAAATGAGGAGCATATAAGAGCCCTTATAAAGTATCTTGATAAGGAGAAATTCAGCGTGCTTACTGCAGTTCCTGAAAGTAGTGAGTTTGGAGCAGTATTAAAGAAGGGTGGTTTTAAAATAGTATGCAATGAAATTTCATCTAAGTTCAGTTTCCACTCATTAAGGAATATAACGAGAATCATCCGTGAGAACAACATCCACATTATTCACACACACAATAGAAGAGAGGATCTGCTGGGCGCAGTCGCATCTCTAATTCTTGGAATTCCACATATTGTGACAATTCATGACCGTATCAATATGAATCAGGAAGGTGAAAGAGTTAATAACTTTAATGCCATATTTTATAAATTTGTCCTGAAGCATATACCAAAAAAGATTATTGCTGTTTCTGATGCAACAAAAAAAGACCTGCTTCAAGAAATTAAAATAACTGGGCATAAAGTAATTCATATTATTAATGGAACTGATTTTGAGAGGTTGAATGTTGATATAGATACTCATAAAGAGAGAGGAAAACTGGTTGGATTGATTGCAAGAGTCAGGAATAGAGAGGTTGGTAAAAAAGGACATCTATACTTCCTCCAGGCTTGCAAAATAGTATTAGAGGGACATAAAAATGTTACGTTTGCAATATGCGGTGAAGATAGCATAACAAGAGAATACCTTGAGAGTATTTGCAGAAAGTTACATATTCATGAACATGTAAGGTTTCTTGGATACAGGAAAGACATTGCAAATGTTATATCCATGTGCGACATAATTGTTCAGCCTTCATTATTTGAAGGACTGCCAAGAGTACTTGTTGAGGCAATGTATCTCGGAAAATCGGTTGTAGGAACGGATGTAGATGGAATAAGAGAAATTATTAAACATGAAGAAACAGGTTTATTAATTCCTTCCAAAGACGCAAGATCGTTAGCAAACGCTGTAATACAGCTTCTTGATAATGAAGGTCTTGCAAGTAAATTTGGCAGAAATGCAAGCAAGTTTATTAAATCAAACTATGATGCACGAATAATGGCAAAGCAAACAGAATTGTTGTATCAGGAGTTGCTTGCCAAATCCAGATGTTTACCTAAGTGGGTTCCAAGCATCTCATAA